In Caldisalinibacter kiritimatiensis, the sequence AATAGACAAAATGTGACGACAAAAGTAGAAAAAGATGAGAGAGAGAAATAACTATTTACAAAAAAGCAAAAACAATGTATAATTATAATATAGGATGTCGAATTAAGCATGATGGCTCACTGGCTTTCTGCGATTAATTGAACATCCCCCCAGAACTATTATTAATTTTTTAATTGGCAATTTAATTGCCAATTCTTTTTTTGTTTAAAAATAAAAATGTAAATTAAAATAATGTAATAATATTGACTCCCTTTAGAATACTTTATATAATATCACTTGTGTCTTTAAGCAAGAATAGGAAATAAAGGGAGTGAAAAGGATGAAGAAGAAGGTTTTGCTTTCGGTGGCTATATTTACTATTATTTTGACTAGTACAGTATATGGTATTATGTTAGCTCAAAATGGAAGTAAAGCTATTAAGATAGAGGTTATAAATAACAAAAGAGTTGCAATGCCTTTAGATACTGAGTATTTATTTGAGCAAGCTGAGAAAAGTAAAAAGCTACAATTTGTAACAGATATGACAGGGTTATCAACAGAAGTCTCCGAGTACCTTATAAAACAGTGTGAGTTAAGGGAATTAGATATCTTTTTAGTGTTAGGATTAATGAAATTAGAAAGTAATTTCAATACAAAGGCAGTAGGCTCTAAAGGAGAACGAGGACTTGGACAGCTTATGGAAAATACAGCTAAACCTTTGGCTAAGAATCTGGGGCTAGAGTATAACCCAGATTATTTATTTGACCCAAAATATAATATAAGATTATTTACAACTCAATTATGGTATTTAAATAAAGTATTGGATAAAGATATACATAAAGTCTTAACTGCATACAATAGAGGTGAATATGGACTTAAAAAATATATGGCTTCTAGGGCAGGTAAGCGAAATCCAGCGGTGAGCGATTATTCTTTAAAAGTTTTAGAATATGCTAGTAAGTTTAAAAAACAATATGATAACAATTAATGTTTAGATATTTAACTTATATAAATACAGGTAACTAGTAACAAGAATACAGTATATAAAAAGTAGCGAATTTTTCTCGCTACTTTTCATATTTTTTGAAGGGATTATTAAAAGGTAATCGTCTATATATAATGAATGATAAATTAAAGGAGGATTTAATATGCAGACAAAGAAAGTGGGAGTAATAACTTTAGCACTAACATTGGTATCATTAGGGTTATTGTTATTGGCTAATAATTTTACTGGAATAAATCTTAATAAGGCTTTTTCTATTTTATGGCCTTCCATAATTATTGCTTTTGGATTAGAGTTAATTATAACTAAAATTGTGTTAGAAAAAGGAAATAAAAAAAGGTTAGTTAAAATCGATGGTGCAAGTTTAACTGTTTTAATTATTATTGTTGTTGCTACTTCAGTAATTTCTACTGTTAATGTCTTTGTTTCTAATATAGATTTGTTTAATGATTTTGGCATTGGATATAAATATGATTCAAGATTTAATAAAGAATATACACTAGAAGTGAAAGATAAAAAAACACTTATTTTAGATACTTCATATGGAGATGTTGAAATTATAAGAGGAGAGAAAAATAAAGCTAATGTTGATGTAGAAATATTAATGAAGCATAATGATGAAGAGTACGCAAGCAAAATTGCGGATAGTATTGTAGAAATAGATGAAAGCAATCAAGATGTAATTGATATTAAGTCAAATTTATATCAATATATTAACAACAATGATATTCGTAGTATAACGATTAATTATTTAATAGAAGTACCAGAAGATTTTAAAGTAGAAGTAAATGATAAGCATGGAGATGTAACTATAGAGAATATTGAATCAGTAAAGATATTTAATGAACATGGAGAAGTAATAGTCAAAAACATATTGAAAGATGTGGAAATTAAGAATACATATGATGACGTAAGTGTATATGATGTTGAGGGGAAGGTTAGAGTTATCAATAAACATGGAGAAGTGAAAATAGAAAGAGTAAATGATAGTTTACAAATAGAAAATTTACATGGAAGTGTTAAAGTTGCAGATATTATTGGTGATGTTTATATAAAAAACACTCACAATGATGTAAATGTAAGTAATGTACAAGGAAATGTAGAGATAGATAGTGATTATAGTGAAGTAATTGGTGACAATATAAAGGGAAATGTTGATGTTAAGACAAGTCATGAAGAGGTGGAATTAAAAAATATTGAAGGTAATGTAATAGTAAATAATAGTTATGATGATGTAAAATTAAGAAGTGCTTATAAGAATATAGATTTAAAAACCAGACATGGAAATATTTACTATGAAGCAGGTAATATCATAGAAGGAAAGGTAAATATAGAAAACGAATATGGAGATATATATATAAAAGTTTTAGAAGTACAAAAGGGTAGATTTATTGTTAATTCTAAGTATGGAGATATAAGCAATGACATAGGCTTAAACGTAAAAGATGAGTTAAATGAGCAGAGTGTTGATGAAGTAGTAGAAAGCAGTAAAAGTAGTTTTTACTTAAAAACGAGAAACGGTGATATATTAATAGAAAATAATTAATCACCTAGGAATAGCTAAGGTGGTGATACAAATTTGAATGAAGAGCAGATAATA encodes:
- a CDS encoding DUF4097 family beta strand repeat-containing protein codes for the protein MQTKKVGVITLALTLVSLGLLLLANNFTGINLNKAFSILWPSIIIAFGLELIITKIVLEKGNKKRLVKIDGASLTVLIIIVVATSVISTVNVFVSNIDLFNDFGIGYKYDSRFNKEYTLEVKDKKTLILDTSYGDVEIIRGEKNKANVDVEILMKHNDEEYASKIADSIVEIDESNQDVIDIKSNLYQYINNNDIRSITINYLIEVPEDFKVEVNDKHGDVTIENIESVKIFNEHGEVIVKNILKDVEIKNTYDDVSVYDVEGKVRVINKHGEVKIERVNDSLQIENLHGSVKVADIIGDVYIKNTHNDVNVSNVQGNVEIDSDYSEVIGDNIKGNVDVKTSHEEVELKNIEGNVIVNNSYDDVKLRSAYKNIDLKTRHGNIYYEAGNIIEGKVNIENEYGDIYIKVLEVQKGRFIVNSKYGDISNDIGLNVKDELNEQSVDEVVESSKSSFYLKTRNGDILIENN
- a CDS encoding lytic transglycosylase domain-containing protein; the encoded protein is MKKKVLLSVAIFTIILTSTVYGIMLAQNGSKAIKIEVINNKRVAMPLDTEYLFEQAEKSKKLQFVTDMTGLSTEVSEYLIKQCELRELDIFLVLGLMKLESNFNTKAVGSKGERGLGQLMENTAKPLAKNLGLEYNPDYLFDPKYNIRLFTTQLWYLNKVLDKDIHKVLTAYNRGEYGLKKYMASRAGKRNPAVSDYSLKVLEYASKFKKQYDNN